The Mesotoga sp. UBA6090 DNA window AAGAGAGTTCGCACCGGAGATCGTTCTTGCGCCAGCCACAACTTCGGGCAGAACCTATATGCCCGGACTGGCGGCTCTCTTGAAGACTGGCCTGACGGCCGACTGCACCGGTCTAGATATAGAAGAGGAAACTGGAAACCTTCTTCAGACGAGACCTGCTATAGGCGGCAACATAATGGCAACTATAAAGACTCCGAATCACAGGCCTCAGATGGCCACCGTGAGACCGAAGACATTCTCGGCTTTGAAGGAAGCATATCAAAGCAAAGGTGAGCTGGTTCGCTTTGACGTGACTCCGGATTTAGCCCAAACGGTAGCGAAACTCATCGAGTTCCATCCAATAGGAGAGGGGCAGAAGGGTGTTCAGGACGCCGAAGTAATAATCGCAGGAGGTATGGGACTTCGAAAGGTCGAAAACATGGAACCTGTCTACAGGCTATCAAAAATGATTAACGGAACCATCGGCGCTTCAAGAAAGATCGTTGATTCGAAGTGGATAGGACACGAAGCTCAAGTCGGATTGAGTGGCCATACAGTTAAACCGAAGATCTACATCGCTGCGGGTATTTCGGGCGCCGTTCAGCATATTGCTGGGATGCAAACCGCAGAGTTCATCGTTGCGATAAACAGAGACAGGAACGCCGCGATTTTCAACTTCGCAGATATCGGGCTTGTTGGAGACGCGGTCGAGATTCTGAACGAACTTGCCGAGTCTCTTGAGTCGGAGGTGAAGAGATGAATTACGGACAGCTGGACGCGGGCCTGATCGAAGAGCTACAATCAGTACTCAATATCCCCGTCAAATACGATGAGGAGTCACTGGATAGATATTCTAGAGACGAGACAGCGGAATTGAAAGCCGTGAGACCGGAGGTCGTCACATTCCCTGTAAGTACTGAGGAAGTGTCGCAGATCATGAGATTCGCAAACAGGCACTTGATTCCAGTTACCCCAAGGGGTGCGGGAACGGGCCTTTCGGGAGGCGCAGTGCCTTCATATCGTGGAATCGTCATGAGTTTCGAGAAGATGAACAGGATTCTCGAGTTCGACGAAGCAAACATGATGATTACGGTCGAACCGGGAGTGATAACCGGCGAAATTCAGAAACTGGCAGACAGGCATAACCTCGTTTACGGAGGTGATCCGTGCAGCAGCGAGAGTTCCTCGATCGGGGGCAACGTTGCGGAAAATGCCGGTGGAAACAAAGTGATGAAATATGGACCGACGGGATACCATGTTTACGGCCTTGAGGTTGTACTACCCTCAGGCGAGGTTACGTACTTCGGAGGGAAGAGACTGAAGGATGTCAGCGGTCTGGACTTTGTTCATCTCATGGTCGGATCTGAAGGCACGCTCGGAATTGTCACGAAGATAACTCTGAGGCTGCTGCCAAAGCCGAAGTATTCCGTGGCACTGCTCGTACCGTACCCGAATATCGATACGGCAATTGCCGCAGTACCTGGGTTGATGAGCGGTTCGGGTGTTGTCCCTACTTCCCTGGAGTTTATGGACGGCTCGTCGATAAGGGCGGCCTGCAGCTTCCTTAATATCGAATTCCCGTATTCCGACGCCGGCGCTCACCTGATAATTGAAGTCGAAGGTAACAGCAAGGATTCGATATTCGACGATTACGTCAAACTCGGGGAAGCCGCTATCGAAGCAGGCGGTCTTGAAGCCTTCGTGGCAGACAACCGGAATACAAGAGACAAACTATGGAAGGCCAGAAAGTCGATTGCGGAGGCATTGGCAGCAATAAGCCCCGTACACAGCATGGAAGACGTTTCCGTTCCGATGGCCAACATACCTAAGCTAATAAAGAGGTCTGAAGAGATCGCAAAGAAGCGCGGACTCGAAATGATTGCCTTTGGACACGCCGGCGACGGAAATGTCCATGTCACTTTCATAAAGGGAGACCTTCCCCAAGAAGAGTGGAACAAAAATCTCCCACTGGCCGAGAAAGAGCTCTTTGACGAAACCACAGAGTTAGGGGGCTGCATCAGCGGAGAACACGGCATAGGTATAAAGAGGAAGAAATACCTCGCATCGATCGTAGACAAAGCGCAACTTGACCTAATTCGAGGCATAAAAATGGCCTTTGATCGAAACAACATACTCAATCCAGGGAAGATCGTGGATCTTTGAAAAACCGACAGCCGTGGTCGGGGGTATAGCAGGTTGGGGTTGGACAGAGCAAAGAATTAGTTGCAAGTTGCAAGTTGTCAGTTGTAAGAAGAACAAGAGACCGAGAAAAAGGCGAATCTGATCAGAACGAACTTTTTTTGTCATCCTCGTGCTCCTGTTCAGGATCTGGGCTTTTGAAAGACCGTGTTGGGTTTAGCGGGTTCGTTGTAGGAAGAGCAAGAGAAACTGGTTCGCCGTTGAACGGTTCTCCGTTCTCCGAAAAAAGCCGCTTGCCGCTCGATAAGAGACGCTGAACGCTGGAAAGAGCATAGGATCAGTTGCAAGTTGTCAGTTGTAAGAAGAACAAGAGACCGAGAAAAAGGCGAATCTGATCAGAACGAACTTATTTTGTCACTGAAGTGCTCCTGTTCAGGATCTGAGCTTTTGAAAGACCGGGGTTGGGGATAGCGGGTTGGTGGCATCAAGATCAGAAGTGATGCTGCCTCCGGCAGGAAGTGAGGCTACAACAATACACAAGACGCAAGGCTGGCGAAGAACATGCCAGGTCGCAATGCCCGCTTCGCGGGGAAAGAGCCGCTTGGATAAGAAACGCTGAAGGCTGTACGCTGGAAAAAACGCTTCTTCGCACTTTGTGTCAAAGTTCTTCGTTAAGGACCACGAGATAAGGAGACAGGGCGAGACGGTGCTCTCGCCCTCTTGGTGAGCGCAGCAAAATCTCGACAATGCTCTTTCTCGACTCGTCTTATTGAAGGACCGAGATGCTAAAACAAGTTCAGAATGCATGAGAGACGCGGAATCCTTGATGAAGAACCAAGAACCTGGACGCGTAGCGTCGGAACGAAGAACCGTTCTTTGACGATTTTTTATTCTTGGGCTTGCAACTTGGAACAGGCAACTTGCAACTGTTCTTCGAAGGACGGGTCCATGATCTTGGACGGTTAACGGAAAACGGCTCTTCACAGCGATCGCGTTTTTTCTTTCCGCGGAGCGAAACTGGTTTCATGAAGTGCGACTGGCCTCTGCCAAGGGCAGAGACTGGCCACCGAAGGTGACTGGCTATAATCGAATCGATTTATAATTGATTCATACTGTATATAGAACAGACTATAGAACAAAATGGAGGTCCTTATGGATTTGAGAAAAGAGCTGGTCCTTTTTGCGAGGCTGGCGTGGGACAGAAAACTTACCGAGAGTACCGGCGGAAACATGAGCGTTAGAATTGGAGACCATTTTGTGATTACCCCCACAACAATGGTAAAGCACTTTCTGACGAAAGAGGATCTTGTCGAGGTAGATCTGACTGGAAGGAAAGTTAGCGGAAGTCGCGAGCCCTCATCCGAGTACAGGATGCATTTGAAGATTTACAGAGAGTGTGAAGACGTGGTTTCCGTCTTCCACGCCCATCCCGTTTACGCAACCACTATGGCAGTCCAGCAGAAGAAGTTTCCTGTAAATGTTCTTCCTGAAACTGCGCTCATGCTGGCACCGATAACCTATCTTCCGTACAGAATGCCCGGCACGGATGATTTCGCGGAGATATTCGACGAGGGCCTGAAGTTAGGCTCAAGAACCTTCGTTTTGAGAAACCACGGGGTTACTGTCGGCGGAAGTAGCATCGAAGAGGCTTATGCAAAACTCGAGACGCTGGAGTTTCTGGCTCAGATCACCCACTTTTCCGGTGCCGAGCCCGGTTACCTCGAAATCCCTTCCGAAGATGTGGAGAAGTTCTTGAAAAAAATAAGAAAATCGAAGGAGTAGCCACAGGCAATATCTTGATTTTCCGAGAGAATAAACAACCTTGAACATATGATCTCAATTGCAGGAGAAGCATAATCTCTCGAGTTGACTTCTCAAACGAAAAGAAGGAGTCTTATCTCTTTACTCGAAAACAATCCTTGTCAAAAGAAATGATCCATTCGAAAAAATAGCCTCTGCCTTCGATAAGACTTCGCAGTTTTTGAGCCGATTTCACTTTCAACTGAAATGTTGATGTTCCAGAAGTCTTGATTCCGAATGAAAAACGGGACTTCACATCGTAAGGCCGTCTAGTAGGTTTGTAGCTTTTCACTCTATCTTGTGTCGCTCTACTGGATAAATGAAAGAGGAGGCAGTGTCATTTTGACACTGCCTCTTGAACTTGAACCTTATCAGTAGATTACTATCGAAGTCGAAGCAGAAGCGGGAATGGCTCCCTCCAGCTCGGCAATGGCCATGATATCGTAGGATGCTGGATCGAGATCCTCGACGGCACTTGCCGGTATCACGCACTCGAATAGTCCGGCTTCAGTCATTGCGGCTTCGAACTCCCGTGTCTCTTGTCCAACTATCAGGGATAGAGTAACCTTTCCTGTTGTGGCAGGGACTGCCTCATCTATTGGATAGGTGACTTCTGATACGTAGACATTTACGGGAATATCGCTGCCCTTAGCCACAAAGGCAGGTGTTTCCAAGCTGTCTATCTCCATCCTTATGGCTTTCAGTTCTTCTATCCAGTATGTGTCTTCGTATGGATAGTCGGGATCTCTGAAAGCTCTCAATTCCATGTAGTTTGAACTTGAGTCGAATTTTGACAGATAGAATGGCCCATTGCTTATATAGGCGTGGCCGTAGTTGTCAATGAATTTGATTGCCGCATCGTATCTCCCTATAACATAGGCTTCATCCACGAACTCCTTTATGTAGTTGGGAATATACTTCCTCTCTTTCATTTCAACAAGCTTGGCTCTTACATCCTTTACACATGCCGGAGCTATGGCATCTACTTCGGTGAAGGCGGGATCCATTGTAATTGAGTAAGCAGTACCCGATTCGCTTCCTTCAGTTACCAGTAACGACATGGCTTCCGCTATCTCCCAGGCACAGCCAACCGGATGGCCAGATGAAGAAACGCTTATACCCGGTGCTCCCCAGCTAGCAACCCTGTCCTTGCTCGCCGGGAAGTTGTAATTGAAGTAGACGGTTATTGTATTGTCCTCGTTCAGAACCCAACCTATGATAGTGTCGAGGCCGCTCTGAAGAGAAGAAGAATATGCCTGTTCGTACTGGAGATCATCGTCGCCCTCTTTGTTCGCCCACTCCATCTGGAATGCCTGAGCATAGAGGAAGTCAACGATCGTGATAGGCTGCCCATGGTGAAGTTTGCCAAACTTAAACTCGTAGGTAGCCATGGAGATCGACTTGTTTCCTTCTCCAACTTCTAGCCAGGCTTCGTTAAACGGGCAGTAATTGATAGCATTAGCAGGTACCTCGAAATCTCCAACAACGTCTCCTTCTTCATTACGTCGAGCCTTAGTTTGAACTTCAACCGGTACCGCCCTTAGAGGTGTTGGGATAGCCGAAGCGGGGCTTTCAAACATCGCTGAATCGTAAAGGTTTTCGGCAATGTAATTCGAATAGACGCTGTCAAAACCGTCTGTTCCTATCGGGTCCCAAGCATCCATAAAGAGAGACCCCATAGCCGAGAACTGTGTTATGAATAGCGTTCGGTCATCTGTAACGGCCGTTCTTATCGACCATGTGTTTAGACCGTCTCCCAGCCCATAGGCAAACCTCTGTTTGAGTCTTGATTCGTTCGCGACAAAGAAGTCAAGCTGATTGACGACGTATATCCTGACAGCTTCTTCCAGACCGAGTTCAAGACCTCTGAGAGCAAGTTCCCAGTACTCCTCTTCTGTCAAGAAGTTACCGGTGTAAGCCTTTAGTGTGACTTCATCGATCTCATCCTGTTCGTAATTCCAGAAGCCTTCCGTCATTCCGCCCGGCATGTATCCATACCAGGGAGCGTACATTTGCGCGACGATATGTTCCCAGAAGGCCCTCGTTGCACCGGCTCCCCAGCCTTCCGTATACATCTGCCAGGTAAACTCTGCCGGATCGCCTCCGTAGACAACGTTACTGCACTTAATCCTGTCCCAGTACATTCTTTCCGCCTTCAGTCCCGCCTTTTCAAGCTGGTCGGCGATGTAGTCTCCTTCCTTTAGACGACCTTGAGGATCATCTACTCTAATAGCAATCTTGATTGTTACGGGCTCATTATCGAAGTACCAGAAGCCATCTCCTTGCTTGACAAGTCTTCCGGCATTCTCCGGTAGTGCGGCTGCAGCTTGCATAGAACTTTCTATTACTTCCAAAGCTCTCGCTTCGTTCCCCTCAGCCGTCATGCCAAACTTTGTGGCGAGAAGGTTGTACCTGTACGTTCCCGGCTGGCCAGTTGTTGCCATGGTGAACGCAGGGGTGCCAGCTCCTCCAAGGATCTCATCGACAAGATACTGCCTGTTAATCAGGTCGTTCATCGCGAACCTGATATCTCTGATGGCGAATGCGTTGAAATATTCTTTGCCTCCAACTTCAACGACATAAGGCGCTTCGTTTGGAATCGGATTCATCAGTAGCGACCACGAGCCTGATGGAACGGCATACAAATCAAGCTTGTCTCTAGTGGCCTGATCCAGTCCGAAGATCTGAGGTCCTGAAAGGCCCCACATGAAGATATCGGTCAGCCCTTCTGCAGTATCTTTCAGAGCGATCTCTTCGGACATCCTAACGTTGAAATAGACTAGATCGGGATACGGACCCTTCTGCACACCCAACACTAGTCCTCCGAGCAATAGCACCGTAACCAACGCAACAGAAATCAGCTTTCTTCTCACTTTCCTTCGCCTCCTTTAGTGATTATCATTTCGAAGGAAACACGATTTCGGCTGGAGCAAGGCTGTTTCAGCTAGACACGAGAAGTAACGATTAGAAATTACTATAAAGCAAAGAATCTCTGGTAGTATTTGACTTGATGCTGAAGTAATCCATGCTTCACGAAGAAGCTAATGTGTTTGCAAGATTATTATATTACATTCATATGCAAAATCAGAAGAACAAATAGACCCGATTTACGGTGTCTTTGCCAGATAAAACCAGCCCCGTTATTTTGTCTTTCGATAACTCCTTTTTGTGCGAGAATACTTCATGAAATAGCTTTTCGATAACACTGAGAAGTTCATTTTCCTGCTTTAGAACATTGCAGAAATACTTATTGTTCCTTTTTCAATGACTTGATAATCTCTCGTTATCCAGATTCTTAGTCTCAAAACCCGTAATACCAATCAATCCATCAATATTGACCAAACTCAATTAGATCGTGCTTTCTCACCTTGATTCAACAATTAGTGCGATATGATAACACTTTCGTGCTACTGCCCGAAGAAAGACTTGATGAAAATTCTAACTACTTCGGCTCCCCCAATGAAGGTGCCTACGCTGCTTCCGACATTTGCAAAGACTACTATAAGAAGAATCTTTGTGACTCTGTTTTTCCAGAAGCCTTTGAAAGAGTTGACATCTTCGTTCAGATTCTCAAAGTCGGAGACCTTGGGTTTCCTCACAAGAGCCTCTACAAGGCCGGCAAACCACCCAGCAGCAAGAAGCGGATTCAATGAACTTACAGGGGCAACAAGAAACGCCGTCAGTATAGAGAGTGGGTGGCCAAGAGCTGCAATAGTCCCCAGAGCAGAAAGCGATCCGTTCCAGAGGATCCAGCTGAGAATCTGATCAAATCCGGCATCGCGATTCACTATAATCGTTGAAACAATCAAGCTGATGATCGCTATCGAGATCGTCCAGCCGATTATCTTGCCGGTCTTCTTCTTCGGGGGGATCTTGGTGAGTGCCGCAAGGTCCTGATCCTCTTTTATAGCCTCTTTCAAACCCGGGACATGTCCGGCACCAACGACTGCGACTACTTTCTTTCCGGGAGCCGTCTTGATCTTCTGGGCAAGGTACTTGTCCCTTTCGTCGATCAATGACTCCTTGAGTTGCGGGAAGGACTTCGCAAGCTCACTGAGTGCAGAGGTCAACATATCTCCCGACTTCATCTTATCGAGATCTTCTTCTGTAATCTTCTCATCGCTGAAAATTGACAGAACCAGAGTAAAGAAGAGTTTCGTCTTTCCCCAGAAGCCAAGATTTCCCCATATTCTTGCGAAAGTAACCTGAATATCTCTATCCGCAAGAACAAGCTGCGCCCCTGTCTCTTTTGCCGACTCAATAGCCTGCAGCATCTCCTGTCCTGCCTGGATTCCTATTTGCTTTGCCATTCTCTTTTGATAAGAGGAAAGTATAAGGTTAGCTAGCAGAAGAAAAGACTTCTTCTCCTTTACTACCTTTGCGATATCGGTCTTCTTCCATCTATCCTGATCCTGCATCGACTGATAACGGGAGATGCACAACTCTACTGCAACGGAATCGGGTTTTTCCTCTTCGATAATCGTCTTGACTTCTTCGGCGCTGTGCTTTGATACGTGAGCGGTACCGATAATTATCAATTCTTTGTCATCAAGCATTATTCTGTGTACTGTCTCGGACAACGAAATCACCCTTTCGATTTGACTATCAAACTCTATTTAATCACAATCTTGCACTCAGCTCGTCTTTATGAGATTATCAATTATATAGCTGATTAGATATTCCTGGGGAGGTGTTCTCTTGAGCAATCCCGCAAGAGCAGAAATCGGAGATCTGCAAGGAATGATTGACCTTGCATCTCTTGTCTTCAAGAGCGAAATGGGAAAGATCTTTCCTGTTTTGTTTTCAGAAGAGAATGTTGAAAACATGACAATCGTTAAGGAGGACGGGAGGCCGGTGTCGATGATCGGCTTACTTCCTAGAGAAATATCTTTATTCGGACACAGGATTAAGGCCGGCCTTATCGGTTCAGTCTGCACTCACCCGGACTACCGTGGGAAGAACTACGGCGCCGTGAATCTCGCGAAGGCCGAAGAACTCGCAATAGATATTGGCCTAGCAATTCTCATAATTTCCGGAGGGAGAGGCTTGTACCAGCGGTTCGGAGCGGTAAGACCGCCGGGCATGAAGAGAATTCTCGTTAAGCCGGGAAGAACAGCTTCTATGAGAGAAGCGAGGATTTCAGACATAGATAAGATTCTCTATCTCCACAGAATGAAACCCTTGAGATACATCAGAAACTTCACTGATTTCGAGAAAACCTTCTCAACGGGTTACGCGGAGGCACGTAAGGCAAAAACCTTCTTGAGTGAAAAGGCATACATTACCGTTGTCGAGAGAGAAGACAGTCATCACGTGATTGAATACGGTGGGAGCAGCAAAGATGTAATCTCCTTGACAAGGGGCTACATCGAGAAACGCGGACTCAAGGAATGCATTATTGTTGCCGAAAGACACTTCAGGGCAGAGGAGAGCCTTCCGTTCGAGTTTCCCGGAACGGCGAAAATTATCTCCAAGAGAAGCTTCTTTGATCAAATGGAGGGTTACTTCACGGAGATTATGCCTTCAGAGGACTATGACAGATTCATAGAGACTGTCGAAAGACTGTCGCTGGCCGAATTCAATCAGGAAGTCTTTTGCTGCAGTAAATTTAAGGGACTGCCTCTTTCTCTTCCAAACTACGGATTTGATTACATTTGACAATCGGCGGCCAGTTCCGCTTCGAGGCCGAGGACAGTTGCAAGTTGCCTGTTCCAAGTTGTAAGCCCTAAAGTAAAGAAACGTCAGATACCTCGTTCTGAACATGAGGTCCGTTCTCGACATGCGTAGGGTCAAGAGATGGCGCGGTGTGAGTGCAGACCTTGTGAGGCCAGGCAGTTTACTCCCCTCTCGAGAGGGGATTAAAGAGCTTTTCAAGATCCCAGATCCTTACTTGCGCTCATTGCTTTTCCCTTCTCTCTACTCTCCGAATAATGGTTTGACCAAGAACGAAGAAGAGGTTTCCTTTGCCGAAAGGATAACCGTCCAACGGCGAACCTGTTTTGTTGCTCTTTCCAGCGTTCAGCGTCGCTTAGCAAGCGCCAAGCGGCTCTTATCGGAGAACGGAGAACCGCTCAACGGCGAACCAGTTCCTGTCGCTCTGAACTCCTTTCAGCATCTCGAGTTCTCAAGGTTTTTTTGAACCTGCAACCCCGCCACGGTCTTCAGAAGCCCAGATCCCGCTTCAAGTCCGAGATGACAACCTCAATAACACTTAGGATGGTGATGGTTCAACGGCTTCTGTTTGCCAAACCCCAGACTCCAGACCCGAAACCCGCGTATTAATTCCGTCTGAACCTGATTCAGAATCTCGCTCCTTCTTTTCTCGTCTTCTAAAGTCTTTTCGAGTCTGGTCAAAAACGAAGAACCGTTCAACGGTGGACCAGTTTCTTTTGCTCTGCCTCTTATCGCGAGACTCTAAACGCTTCCTTCACATCTTCCTTCGAAGAAATCGATCGATCTCTTCAGTATCGTCTTCTTGAACAATATAGAGGTAAGATGGCCGGAAGGCATCCAGCGAAGTGTCGAATCCGGTATCTTCTCCGAGAGTTCCTTTGTGGAGCGTCTGGGAACAAAGATGTCGAAGAGGGCTCCGTTGATAAGTGTCGGGCACTTGACAAACTTCGCGAATGTTAGAGGATCGTACTCAAAGCAAGAGATTGGCGCGCTTCCAATTTCCAGTTCTGGACTCTCTAGCGAACGGATGTATCTTTCGTGATCTTCGCCATGTAGTTTTCTGCACTTCTCCTTACTGCAGGAACCGTCCTCCTCGTATTTGACTCTCATTACACCTGTCACGAAGCTCTTCCAGGTTATGTGGTAGAAGTTT harbors:
- a CDS encoding class II aldolase/adducin family protein → MDLRKELVLFARLAWDRKLTESTGGNMSVRIGDHFVITPTTMVKHFLTKEDLVEVDLTGRKVSGSREPSSEYRMHLKIYRECEDVVSVFHAHPVYATTMAVQQKKFPVNVLPETALMLAPITYLPYRMPGTDDFAEIFDEGLKLGSRTFVLRNHGVTVGGSSIEEAYAKLETLEFLAQITHFSGAEPGYLEIPSEDVEKFLKKIRKSKE
- a CDS encoding ABC transporter substrate-binding protein, translated to MRRKLISVALVTVLLLGGLVLGVQKGPYPDLVYFNVRMSEEIALKDTAEGLTDIFMWGLSGPQIFGLDQATRDKLDLYAVPSGSWSLLMNPIPNEAPYVVEVGGKEYFNAFAIRDIRFAMNDLINRQYLVDEILGGAGTPAFTMATTGQPGTYRYNLLATKFGMTAEGNEARALEVIESSMQAAAALPENAGRLVKQGDGFWYFDNEPVTIKIAIRVDDPQGRLKEGDYIADQLEKAGLKAERMYWDRIKCSNVVYGGDPAEFTWQMYTEGWGAGATRAFWEHIVAQMYAPWYGYMPGGMTEGFWNYEQDEIDEVTLKAYTGNFLTEEEYWELALRGLELGLEEAVRIYVVNQLDFFVANESRLKQRFAYGLGDGLNTWSIRTAVTDDRTLFITQFSAMGSLFMDAWDPIGTDGFDSVYSNYIAENLYDSAMFESPASAIPTPLRAVPVEVQTKARRNEEGDVVGDFEVPANAINYCPFNEAWLEVGEGNKSISMATYEFKFGKLHHGQPITIVDFLYAQAFQMEWANKEGDDDLQYEQAYSSSLQSGLDTIIGWVLNEDNTITVYFNYNFPASKDRVASWGAPGISVSSSGHPVGCAWEIAEAMSLLVTEGSESGTAYSITMDPAFTEVDAIAPACVKDVRAKLVEMKERKYIPNYIKEFVDEAYVIGRYDAAIKFIDNYGHAYISNGPFYLSKFDSSSNYMELRAFRDPDYPYEDTYWIEELKAIRMEIDSLETPAFVAKGSDIPVNVYVSEVTYPIDEAVPATTGKVTLSLIVGQETREFEAAMTEAGLFECVIPASAVEDLDPASYDIMAIAELEGAIPASASTSIVIY
- a CDS encoding GNAT family N-acetyltransferase — protein: MSNPARAEIGDLQGMIDLASLVFKSEMGKIFPVLFSEENVENMTIVKEDGRPVSMIGLLPREISLFGHRIKAGLIGSVCTHPDYRGKNYGAVNLAKAEELAIDIGLAILIISGGRGLYQRFGAVRPPGMKRILVKPGRTASMREARISDIDKILYLHRMKPLRYIRNFTDFEKTFSTGYAEARKAKTFLSEKAYITVVEREDSHHVIEYGGSSKDVISLTRGYIEKRGLKECIIVAERHFRAEESLPFEFPGTAKIISKRSFFDQMEGYFTEIMPSEDYDRFIETVERLSLAEFNQEVFCCSKFKGLPLSLPNYGFDYI
- a CDS encoding TraB/GumN family protein → MSETVHRIMLDDKELIIIGTAHVSKHSAEEVKTIIEEEKPDSVAVELCISRYQSMQDQDRWKKTDIAKVVKEKKSFLLLANLILSSYQKRMAKQIGIQAGQEMLQAIESAKETGAQLVLADRDIQVTFARIWGNLGFWGKTKLFFTLVLSIFSDEKITEEDLDKMKSGDMLTSALSELAKSFPQLKESLIDERDKYLAQKIKTAPGKKVVAVVGAGHVPGLKEAIKEDQDLAALTKIPPKKKTGKIIGWTISIAIISLIVSTIIVNRDAGFDQILSWILWNGSLSALGTIAALGHPLSILTAFLVAPVSSLNPLLAAGWFAGLVEALVRKPKVSDFENLNEDVNSFKGFWKNRVTKILLIVVFANVGSSVGTFIGGAEVVRIFIKSFFGQ
- a CDS encoding electron transfer flavoprotein subunit alpha/FixB family protein, coding for MSDLLVIAERRGNEIHSSTFELLGKARELSIKRPLTVSVVVLSDKPVEEDSANALFSGGADRIILAVDRSFSRFNFEPYTKTLAAIVREFAPEIVLAPATTSGRTYMPGLAALLKTGLTADCTGLDIEEETGNLLQTRPAIGGNIMATIKTPNHRPQMATVRPKTFSALKEAYQSKGELVRFDVTPDLAQTVAKLIEFHPIGEGQKGVQDAEVIIAGGMGLRKVENMEPVYRLSKMINGTIGASRKIVDSKWIGHEAQVGLSGHTVKPKIYIAAGISGAVQHIAGMQTAEFIVAINRDRNAAIFNFADIGLVGDAVEILNELAESLESEVKR
- a CDS encoding FAD-binding oxidoreductase, whose protein sequence is MNYGQLDAGLIEELQSVLNIPVKYDEESLDRYSRDETAELKAVRPEVVTFPVSTEEVSQIMRFANRHLIPVTPRGAGTGLSGGAVPSYRGIVMSFEKMNRILEFDEANMMITVEPGVITGEIQKLADRHNLVYGGDPCSSESSSIGGNVAENAGGNKVMKYGPTGYHVYGLEVVLPSGEVTYFGGKRLKDVSGLDFVHLMVGSEGTLGIVTKITLRLLPKPKYSVALLVPYPNIDTAIAAVPGLMSGSGVVPTSLEFMDGSSIRAACSFLNIEFPYSDAGAHLIIEVEGNSKDSIFDDYVKLGEAAIEAGGLEAFVADNRNTRDKLWKARKSIAEALAAISPVHSMEDVSVPMANIPKLIKRSEEIAKKRGLEMIAFGHAGDGNVHVTFIKGDLPQEEWNKNLPLAEKELFDETTELGGCISGEHGIGIKRKKYLASIVDKAQLDLIRGIKMAFDRNNILNPGKIVDL